In the Anaerostipes caccae L1-92 genome, TTTCAGCAAAGATCCCACTACACACACAAGAATAATCAGGATGACAATTTTCGGTGCAGACATCTTCCTTCCCTTTAGTCCGAAATATGCCAGAAAAATCACCAGCAGAGGCAATATTCCGGGTGCGATGGAGTCCAGTGTCTCCTGCAGGTTAAAAGACTTTGTTTTGACTACTGTGGACAGGCTGACCAAACCTGCGGATAACGCACCCATCATAAACATACCGATCATATTTGCACCGTTTATCATATCCTTTAATTTACCGGAGGACATGATATTCTTCACAGAAGAACGTCCCATTTTGTATCCGGCTCTGTGGAAGATCAGCCCTTCTACATACATAGCCGCCCCTAACAGGAACATGATAATCGGAGCCGCCAGACTTCCTTTCATCGCAAAGCTGCAGCAGAATGCGCTTACAAGAGTAAAGATCGTCGCCAGATCCACCGTATCGCCGATTCCTGCAACCGGTCCCATGAGGCCGGTCTTGTAACTGGTGATCATTTCTCCGGGCATTTTCTTATGTTTTGCCCTCTCTTCTTCCATCGCAATGGCGCTTCCGAAAATCATGCTGCCCCATGTTGCCTCTGTATTAAAAAACGCAAGATGCCGCTTTAGCGCTTCGGAAAGATCCTCTTTCTCCGGATATAACTTTTCCAGGATCGGGATCATGCTCGCCCCATATGCAAGGCCCTGCATCCTCTCATAGTTGGCGCTTATTTCCGCCGTCATCCACCAGCGGAAGTAGGCTTTGTCAATATCCTTTTTGGTGAGGACTGAGCCTTCTCTGCTTTCTGATTCAACTGCTTCTTTTACCTTCATATCTTCACTCATCAGCCAGTTCCTCCTTTACTTCCCTCTTCAGTACAATGGCTGTGACTGCAATGCAGACTGCAAACACGCCCGCAACCAGTGTATTGATATTTGCTATCTTCACCAGGTAAAAACCGATGAGAAACAGCGGGATATATTTTGCTTTTCCTATCATGTAAATGATCATTGCAAATCCCACGGCAGGCAGCACTCCTCCGGCAACTTCCAGCCCGTGCATCAGCCACTCGGGAATTGCATTCAAAACAGGTTTTACTACGTCGGCTCCAAAAATATTTACCAGAAATACCGGCAGGAAAAAGAGCAGTGCACTGAGAAGAAACGGCCAGATACTTGCACACCGCCATACCCCCTTCATGTTGCCTTCCTCTGCATACTTATCGGCCTTTACAACAAACATGCAGTTTGCAATCTTTTTAAAGTTATAAAGGAATGCTCCCAGAAGCCCAACCGGCACGGCCAGAGAAATCGCTACCTCCGGTGCCATCCCGGTCTTTAGGGCAATGGGGATGACACATGCTGCGGCTATTCCTTCATCCGCCGGCAGCTGTCCTCCCGGTGCGAAGACTCCCAGGTAGATCAATTTAATACTGCCGGCCAAAATAATACCTGTTGCAATATCTCCGTAGATCAGTCCTGCGACCAATCCCATGGTAAACGGCGTTCCCACTGATATCCACAATGTATATCCCAGATATCCGTTGGCTATCCAATAGAGCACACCCATGGCGATGGCCATGATTAACGTCTGTACATCCATAACAAATCCTCCTTATAGTTTTTCTTTAATTTTTGAAAGTTCTGCATAAGAGTCGTCCGGTGTGGACTGAAGAATTACCTGTATCCCTGTATCGCTGATCTTTTCCAGCTTCTCATACTCAGACGCACTCATATAAATGCTGCTGTAAACAAGGGCTTTTCCCGCATCCGTAGGTATTCCTCCCACGACCAGCTTTGAGAATATCACACCGTCAGAAAAAGCTTCAAAACAGGATTCTACATTCTTAAACAGTAAAAACACACTCCCTTTCGTTCCTTCCAAAAAACTTTTTGCCTGGTCTGTCTCCACCACATCCACTTTCGTTCCTGCCGGCGCGGCCATCGCATAGATATCATCCATAAAATCATCCTGCGCCAGCTCTGTATCCACAATGACAATGCGCTTTGCGGGATAAGCCTTCATCCATTTCGTCACTACCTGTCCGTGAATCAGCCTGTAGTCGATCCTTGCAATTTGAATCTCAGCCATTTTCCTTCCTCCTTTCATTAAAAAGATCACTGATGATAACCGATCCTTTTCTCGCCGCTTCAACACAGCGCTCTGCAGTTTCTGAAAGACCCAGCTCCTCTCTCACATTTATAAACTCAAGTATCATCGGCAGGCTCGCTCCGGAAATTACTTTAATGTTTTTATTTCTGGAGTATTTAAGTGACAGATTGGCCGGAGTCCCTCCCCAGATATCCGTAAAGACAATCCCTCCTTCCTCATCGTCCATCTCATCCAGCAGTTTTTTCAGCTGAAGTCCTGTTCTCTCAATATTATCCCCGGGATTCAGGGACCATGCGGCACATTTGTCCACCGGTCCCACGACCAGTGATACACTATTCAGCAGCTCTTTTCCAAACCCTCCGTGCGCTGCTATCACCATTTCAATCATCTCGGCCCTCCTTTTGCATGCAGCTGTAAATTGTTTATATAAAGCTATACAGCAATTTTTGTGCCAACTTTTAATGCAAAAACTTCAGAGAAAAAAGAAAGCCCTGCATTTTCATGCAGGACCTCCGCTTTTCCCGGTGATTAATTCATAAATTAATTTCAGCTCTTTTTGATTTACTGACACATTATATTTAGATTCTATGACAGAAAAGCTGTTTTTTGCGTTTATAATAAACTCAGAATGACACTTGGCAAATTGTGATTCATCTTCTAAAGGCAGCCGCCCTTTTTCCAGAATCAGGCGTTCCACCATAATACTGATATGGATATACAGCATTTTTTTCAAATCCACCGAAAATGCCGATCGGCTGAAATCCTCTATCTTCTCTACGGCTTCTTCCACATCCACGATGATCTTATCGGGATTCAGTATCGTCAGCTGTCCTATAATATTTCTCATACTGAAACCCTTAATGATATTTGTCATCACCTGTCGGATCACCCTCTCTGTATACTTGCCTCTTAAGCCGTCTTCTATCAGAGCCTTCCCCTTCTCCGTTACAAGGTCGTTTAAGAGCAGCACCGGCTTTTCCGGAAGATTCAGTTCAATCGTAGAAATAATAAACAGTACATTATATTTGTGAAACACTTCACACTGCAGTTTTTCAGACGCCAGTTCCTGATATTCGCATGCTTCGATCTCAACCTCTGTCTCGCGGAAACCTTCCCTTAACATATCCCGTATTTTCAGTGCCGTTCCAATGCCGGTAATACAGCAGACCACAACGGCATCTGCCTTCCTGCGCTGTTTGATATAAGTAAAATTCGTGACATTATGTTTCACCACCTGCTCCACAACAAACTGAATTCCCTCTCTTTTGAGAATGCGTTCTCCCGCCTCCACTGCCATCTGTGTCGTAATATTATTGATGATTCCCAGATCTCCCTCTACGTCGTTTTGGATATCTTCCGCGATGTCCAGGAGTGATCCTGTATCTACAAACAGCAGAAGTCCTCTGGACGTATCGACTCTTTTCAAATAATTTCTGATCTTCTTTACGACCTCTTTTTTAGAAATATCAAACGGCATATCGAATGCCTCAAAAATGTACTGTCCAAACATCCGGTTCGCCATACTCGCTATGCTGGAAGCCGTAGCGTGACCGTGAGCAACAATCACCGCATTGCTCAAATCATTCTGTACATCCATCCTGCAGTAAAAATAAAGTGCCGTAAATACCCGGATCATCTGCGGACAGGCCTCATAGTCAATGGTCTGTCTGGCCATTTCATAAAAAATTGCACTCATCTTATAGCATCTGTACAGCTGGCTTCTGATCAGCTCCTCGATCTTTCTCAGTTCCTCGACATCTTCTTCCGAAAATCCGTCGTCTCTGCTGAACAGCAGCAGTATCCTGCTTAATACTGTCAGCATTGTGCCGTTATACTGGAGTCCATAATTTTCCTGAAGGTAACCAAGGATCTTTTCGATCGCACCCTGATAGATTGCCTCCGACATTTCATCACTGGTTAATTCCATGACACTTCCCGTAAACTTTTCCAGCATCCTGTAAATCTTGGACCGGAAACGTTCCTGAGTCATCCCGTGATTTTGATAACGCCCGAGAAGACGGCAAAGTTCCGTCCAGTCCAGATTGTTCCGGATCTTTTCCCCCTTCGGTCCGGAACCCTTTTTCGGACTCCATTCTTTATCTATCAAAACCGCTTCCGTAATATACTGTATTTGGGTTTTTCCGCGCTCAAACCGGTAGTGGTCACTTAAATCTCGGATTTTGACCCTGACCTGTTCTGCCTTTTCCCGGCAGAATGCACTGGCACAGCTTAACTTGACCGCATTTTTAATGCTTCCGATGTTTCCTTTTAAATCCAGCATTAAAAGCTGATTCACCACATTGCTGCTGACCAGAAAGCCGCAGCCCATCGTCTGTGCTTCCTGGAAAAACAGCCTGCAGATAATCTGAAACCGCTCCTCGATCGTTCTCTCCGCAAACGGAGGAATCTCAATCATGACCGGAACTCTCCGGATAAAAGTATCCAGCATCGAACTGATATCCTCTGTCGTCGCAAAGATAAGGCGGACATCGACCCTGGATTCACTGCTGCTGTCACCGATTTTTGCCACCACTCCCTTGTCGATATACCGGAACAGCTTTTCCTGTCCTTCCGGCGGGAGCCTGTGAAACTCATCCAAAAATAAATATCCTTTGTCCGCTTTTTGGAAAAGACCTTCTGTCGTCTCGGCTGCTCCGGTAAAGGCCCCTTTTTTGTATCCAAACAGTATGGAAGATAAAAGTTCCTGGTTATTCGCATAATCTGCACAGTTTAAAACAACAAACGGTGCATCTTCCGGGATCAGTTTCTTAAATTTTGCATAGCGGAATATGTATTCTGCCATCAGACTCTTTCCGACACCGCTGGGTCCGAGGATCATGACCGGCATCCCCCTGTTGGGGTAATTGGCGGCCAGGCGGCACTTCTCCACCTGTTCCCTCAGACTCTTATCAAATCCTATAAACTCACGGAATGGATCTTCCTCCTCCTGATCTTCCTCCCTGCAGTCACAATAAAACAACACCGGCCTCGTCTTTTTCTTCCGGATCTTTCCCTCTGCGGCCAGTTCATTGAGCAGACTGCTTGCAAGATTTCTCGGTATTCCAAGACTTTGGGCGAGATGAGTAGCATCAACTCCCTGCGCCTCGCCTCTTGCCCTCTTTTCAACCTGCTCAAAGAGCCTGTCTTTGTTTGTCTTCTTCCCTCTCTCCATGGCCCTCCCTCCGTCTTCCTCCGGATGATGAAATCTTAAGAAATGACATAAAAAACTTTTTCTCCAAACAAATTTATGGATTTTCTCTTTCACAATATGTTACCATAGATAGTAATAAGATTATATCAAAATACCAAAATAAATCAGGTAACATTTGGAGGTTTTATCTCATGAAAACACTTTCTTATAAAATCGAGGCGCCGAACGGACTCCATGCCCGTCCCTGCGTGTCTATCATTGCTTTAGCCAGAAACTCCGGCTGCTCCATCGTCCTTTCCTGCAGAGGTATTGAGGCTGCTGCCGAAAATCCCATTGATCTCATGGCCCTTGGGGCCGGATGCGGGGATGAGATATCCGTCACGGTTGAGGGACCGAATGAAGAATCCGTCGGAGAGCAGC is a window encoding:
- a CDS encoding PTS system mannose/fructose/sorbose family transporter subunit IID — protein: MSEDMKVKEAVESESREGSVLTKKDIDKAYFRWWMTAEISANYERMQGLAYGASMIPILEKLYPEKEDLSEALKRHLAFFNTEATWGSMIFGSAIAMEEERAKHKKMPGEMITSYKTGLMGPVAGIGDTVDLATIFTLVSAFCCSFAMKGSLAAPIIMFLLGAAMYVEGLIFHRAGYKMGRSSVKNIMSSGKLKDMINGANMIGMFMMGALSAGLVSLSTVVKTKSFNLQETLDSIAPGILPLLVIFLAYFGLKGRKMSAPKIVILIILVCVVGSLLKVL
- a CDS encoding PTS sugar transporter subunit IIC, encoding MDVQTLIMAIAMGVLYWIANGYLGYTLWISVGTPFTMGLVAGLIYGDIATGIILAGSIKLIYLGVFAPGGQLPADEGIAAACVIPIALKTGMAPEVAISLAVPVGLLGAFLYNFKKIANCMFVVKADKYAEEGNMKGVWRCASIWPFLLSALLFFLPVFLVNIFGADVVKPVLNAIPEWLMHGLEVAGGVLPAVGFAMIIYMIGKAKYIPLFLIGFYLVKIANINTLVAGVFAVCIAVTAIVLKREVKEELADE
- a CDS encoding PTS sugar transporter subunit IIB; protein product: MAEIQIARIDYRLIHGQVVTKWMKAYPAKRIVIVDTELAQDDFMDDIYAMAAPAGTKVDVVETDQAKSFLEGTKGSVFLLFKNVESCFEAFSDGVIFSKLVVGGIPTDAGKALVYSSIYMSASEYEKLEKISDTGIQVILQSTPDDSYAELSKIKEKL
- a CDS encoding PTS sugar transporter subunit IIA; the protein is MIEMVIAAHGGFGKELLNSVSLVVGPVDKCAAWSLNPGDNIERTGLQLKKLLDEMDDEEGGIVFTDIWGGTPANLSLKYSRNKNIKVISGASLPMILEFINVREELGLSETAERCVEAARKGSVIISDLFNERRKENG
- a CDS encoding sigma 54-interacting transcriptional regulator produces the protein MERGKKTNKDRLFEQVEKRARGEAQGVDATHLAQSLGIPRNLASSLLNELAAEGKIRKKKTRPVLFYCDCREEDQEEEDPFREFIGFDKSLREQVEKCRLAANYPNRGMPVMILGPSGVGKSLMAEYIFRYAKFKKLIPEDAPFVVLNCADYANNQELLSSILFGYKKGAFTGAAETTEGLFQKADKGYLFLDEFHRLPPEGQEKLFRYIDKGVVAKIGDSSSESRVDVRLIFATTEDISSMLDTFIRRVPVMIEIPPFAERTIEERFQIICRLFFQEAQTMGCGFLVSSNVVNQLLMLDLKGNIGSIKNAVKLSCASAFCREKAEQVRVKIRDLSDHYRFERGKTQIQYITEAVLIDKEWSPKKGSGPKGEKIRNNLDWTELCRLLGRYQNHGMTQERFRSKIYRMLEKFTGSVMELTSDEMSEAIYQGAIEKILGYLQENYGLQYNGTMLTVLSRILLLFSRDDGFSEEDVEELRKIEELIRSQLYRCYKMSAIFYEMARQTIDYEACPQMIRVFTALYFYCRMDVQNDLSNAVIVAHGHATASSIASMANRMFGQYIFEAFDMPFDISKKEVVKKIRNYLKRVDTSRGLLLFVDTGSLLDIAEDIQNDVEGDLGIINNITTQMAVEAGERILKREGIQFVVEQVVKHNVTNFTYIKQRRKADAVVVCCITGIGTALKIRDMLREGFRETEVEIEACEYQELASEKLQCEVFHKYNVLFIISTIELNLPEKPVLLLNDLVTEKGKALIEDGLRGKYTERVIRQVMTNIIKGFSMRNIIGQLTILNPDKIIVDVEEAVEKIEDFSRSAFSVDLKKMLYIHISIMVERLILEKGRLPLEDESQFAKCHSEFIINAKNSFSVIESKYNVSVNQKELKLIYELITGKSGGPA
- a CDS encoding HPr family phosphocarrier protein — protein: MKTLSYKIEAPNGLHARPCVSIIALARNSGCSIVLSCRGIEAAAENPIDLMALGAGCGDEISVTVEGPNEESVGEQLLNILETEL